A region from the Acyrthosiphon pisum isolate AL4f chromosome A1, pea_aphid_22Mar2018_4r6ur, whole genome shotgun sequence genome encodes:
- the LOC107884776 gene encoding uncharacterized protein LOC107884776 isoform X2, producing the protein MDFWTMICYYMIPLLLTCPNSTGETSIKSEDDELYKLISTNDSPGLQYEVVGKAKLYKSSWTINTYFDLKYLYNSLDINKSMLKSIKLYDNISNISKISTLRLKKHVIELEKEIGVIKQLAEHNKRVKRSFEYGGSALKWMFGIADADDVRRYDSSINKMEKDEGQVLRIVHDQISILRSTISNFNDTVTSFNENKIIFDNNMKRVEDNLNNFENELSAEKKEIFDIELIH; encoded by the coding sequence ATGGATTTTTGGACAATGATCTGCTATTATATGATACCGCTACTTCTCACCTGTCCAAATTCTACTGGGGAAACTTCAATTAAAAGTGAAGACGACGAGCTTTACAAATTGATATCTACCAATGACAGCCCGGGCTTACAATATGAAGTTGTAGGTAAagctaaattatataaaagtagttGGACTATTAATACGTATTttgatttaaagtatttatataatagcttAGATATTAATAAGTCTatgttaaaatcaattaaattgtacgataatatcagtaatatatcaaaaatatctaCACTTCGGCTTAAAAAGCATGTAATTGAGTTAGAAAAAGAAATTGGCGTAATTAAACAATTAGCTGAACATAATAAAAGAGTTAAAAGATCTTTCGAATACGGAGGTTCGGCACTCAAATGGATGTTTGGTATTGCCGATGCCGACGATGTTCGAAGATACGATAgctcaataaataaaatggagAAAGATGAAGGTCAAGTGTTAAGAATTGTTCACGATCAAATATCGATTTTGAGAAGtacaattagtaattttaatgataCAGTTACgtcatttaatgaaaataaaattatatttgataataatatgaaaagggTGGAAgacaatttaaataactttgaaAATGAACTATCTgccgaaaaaaaagaaatttttgatATAGAGTTAATACATTGA
- the LOC107884776 gene encoding uncharacterized protein LOC107884776 isoform X1 produces MFITRLQRMISNAQINKVDAFVMTPYQLLSEINSIEHIIPDDLKLPVKFDIENIHNIFKIMSVQLHYINDKLIFSLKIPLCIETNFNLYHILPIYVPINEYGQFLHMTESPMYLLADEMVSKYFLWPNLNNCIEVANIFVCTFNEMIHNGESDPTCVTELLKNSVSKPPQCETYITEFKKEMWYASYFKNNWYFVSEKPTTITIVCNKQTINFKIKIKNSGKLYLKSGCSAFTTKGVLRTEQSLESSLPVFIPIELSLLNDSCCNMPINQSYPKPIHLNEIKNLKFNKDAFNRINLQLDQQDKLITSLTIEKTYEFVYANKYLVLLILAILIYCIFKYFKNNKKKLSLENNIELGYRPCAPQK; encoded by the coding sequence ATGTTTATAACTAGGTTACAGAGGATGATATCCAACGCTCAAATTAATAAGGTCGATGCTTTTGTAATGACGCCATATCAATTGTTATCGGAAATAAACagtattgaacatattattccCGATGATTTGAAATTGCCGGTAAAATTTGATatagaaaatattcataacatttttaaaataatgagcgtccaactacattatattaatgataaattaatattttcattaaaaattcctTTGTGTATTGAAACCAATTTTAACTTGTatcatattttaccaatttacGTTCCGATTAATGAATACGGTCAATTTCTTCACATGACTGAAAGTCCTATGTATTTATTAGCGGACGAAatggtttcaaaatattttttatggccTAATCTTAATAACTGTATAGAAGTAGCTAATATATTCGTTTGCACTTTTAATGAAATGATACACAACGGTGAGTCAGATCCGACTTGTGTAACAGAATTATTAAAGAACTCTGTATCTAAACCGCCACAATGTGAAACATATATTACCGAGTTCAAAAAAGAGATGTGGTATGCgtcatattttaagaataattggTATTTCGTGAGTGAAAAGCCAACGACCATAACAATAGTTTGTAATAAGCAaactataaactttaaaattaaaattaaaaattcaggaAAGTTATACTTAAAATCTGGATGTTCAGCTTTTACTACGAAAGGTGTCCTTAGAACAGAACAATCGTTAGAATCATCACTTCCTGTCTTTATACCAATAGAACTATCTCTTTTAAATGATTCTTGTTGTAATATGCCTATCAACCAATCATACCCGAAACCAATTcacttaaatgaaataaaaaatctcaaatttAATAAAGACGCTTTTAATCGAATAAACTTACAACTAGACCAACAGGACAAATTGATAACCTCCCTTACTATAGAAAAGACATATGAATTCGTTTATGCAAACAAATACTTAGTTTTGTTAATACTTGCcatattaatatactgtatttttaagtattttaaaaataataaaaaaaagttatccttagaaaataatatagaactCGGATATCGTCCCTGTGCtccacaaaaataa